A stretch of the Actinotalea sp. JY-7876 genome encodes the following:
- a CDS encoding SpoIIE family protein phosphatase, with the protein MDPSEVIAELALAAADVGTFEWDLATGQLHWDDRMLRLFGYTRQEFRGSVAQFKARLHPDDRPVVGRTVQRAVDARGEVELDCRVVVPGRAMRWLTVRGHVLSGSDGTPARVLGVGYDSTARRDTEARVARVLESIPTAFVGLDLAARVTYVNAEAERMLGRSRHELAGTALWRAFPDPVAAALQAACDEAVRTGTTGLLEAHLPPPSDRWYEVRAWPHADGLGVSFLDVTARHTAQAVAEDAARRARLTARVTHELAETMDAETAMGRLVQLVVPELADWCVVTLAEFPSDGRAPRRRLRDIATWHADEVARPLVARYATTRLAALADESFPGRALDRREPVAVPAEATERIAAMLRPGEALEALRLLAPESAAALPMRARGRTVGAISLFRGPERAPMSAADLAAAREVAGRAGLALDNARLYRQQRQLAEAFQRSLLTEPPQADHLQVAVRYVPAAEAAKVGGDWYDAFVEPDGATVIVIGDVVGHDGAAAATMSQVRSILRGVAVTCGATPAAVLERVDRALRSLRLDALATAVVATIEQTDDDRGRGLTRVRLSNAGHPTPLVLHPDGSVAALTAGRPDILLGVRPDTERRETVATLERGATLLLYTDGLVERRDRGLREGIALLRRTLGELAPADPETICDQVLARMLPVHADDDVALVAVRLQGSAAPRPARQPTRFSNRVQGG; encoded by the coding sequence GTGGACCCCTCCGAGGTCATCGCCGAGCTGGCGCTCGCGGCGGCCGACGTCGGGACCTTCGAGTGGGACCTGGCCACCGGGCAGCTGCACTGGGACGACCGGATGCTGCGCCTCTTCGGCTACACGCGCCAGGAGTTCCGGGGCAGCGTCGCCCAGTTCAAGGCACGCCTGCACCCGGACGACCGGCCCGTCGTCGGGCGCACGGTCCAGCGGGCCGTCGACGCGCGCGGCGAGGTCGAGCTCGACTGCCGGGTGGTCGTGCCCGGGCGGGCGATGCGGTGGTTGACCGTGCGCGGCCACGTCCTGAGCGGCTCGGACGGGACGCCCGCGCGGGTCCTGGGCGTCGGGTACGACAGCACGGCGCGGCGGGACACCGAGGCGCGCGTGGCACGCGTGCTCGAGTCGATCCCGACGGCATTCGTCGGGCTGGACCTCGCGGCACGGGTGACGTACGTCAACGCCGAGGCCGAGCGGATGCTGGGCCGGAGCCGCCACGAGCTCGCCGGCACGGCGCTGTGGCGGGCGTTCCCGGACCCCGTCGCGGCCGCCCTCCAGGCAGCCTGCGACGAGGCGGTGCGCACCGGCACGACGGGGCTGCTCGAGGCCCACCTGCCGCCGCCGTCCGACCGGTGGTACGAGGTGCGGGCGTGGCCGCACGCGGACGGCCTCGGCGTGTCGTTCCTCGACGTCACCGCCAGGCACACCGCGCAGGCCGTCGCCGAGGACGCGGCGCGCCGCGCACGGCTGACGGCGCGGGTCACGCACGAGCTCGCCGAGACCATGGACGCCGAGACGGCCATGGGCCGCCTCGTGCAGCTCGTGGTGCCGGAGCTCGCCGACTGGTGCGTGGTCACCCTGGCCGAGTTCCCGAGCGACGGACGGGCCCCGCGCCGCCGGCTCCGGGACATCGCGACGTGGCACGCGGACGAGGTCGCGCGCCCGCTGGTCGCCCGGTACGCGACGACCCGGCTCGCGGCGCTCGCGGACGAGTCGTTCCCGGGGCGCGCGCTGGACCGCAGAGAGCCGGTGGCCGTGCCCGCGGAGGCGACGGAGCGCATCGCGGCGATGCTGCGGCCCGGGGAGGCGCTCGAGGCCCTGCGGCTGCTCGCACCCGAGTCGGCGGCCGCCCTGCCGATGAGGGCGCGAGGACGCACGGTGGGCGCGATCAGCCTCTTCCGTGGCCCCGAGCGCGCGCCGATGTCCGCGGCGGACCTCGCCGCCGCCCGCGAGGTCGCCGGACGCGCCGGCCTGGCGCTGGACAACGCCCGCCTCTACCGCCAGCAGCGCCAGCTGGCGGAGGCGTTCCAGCGCTCGTTGCTCACGGAGCCGCCCCAGGCGGACCACCTGCAGGTCGCCGTGCGCTACGTGCCTGCCGCCGAGGCCGCCAAGGTGGGCGGCGACTGGTACGACGCGTTCGTGGAGCCGGACGGCGCGACGGTGATCGTGATCGGTGACGTCGTCGGCCACGACGGCGCCGCCGCCGCGACCATGAGCCAGGTCCGCTCGATCCTGCGTGGCGTGGCTGTGACCTGCGGCGCGACACCCGCGGCGGTGCTCGAACGGGTCGACCGCGCGCTGCGGTCGCTGCGGCTCGACGCGCTCGCGACGGCGGTCGTGGCCACGATCGAGCAGACGGACGACGACCGCGGGCGCGGGCTGACGCGGGTGCGCCTCTCGAACGCGGGGCACCCCACCCCGCTCGTCCTCCACCCCGACGGGAGCGTCGCGGCCCTCACCGCGGGGCGACCCGACATCCTGCTCGGGGTGCGCCCGGACACCGAGCGCAGGGAGACCGTCGCCACCCTCGAGCGTGGAGCGACGCTGCTGCTGTACACGGACGGCCTGGTCGAGCGCCGGGACCGCGGCCTGCGGGAGGGGATCGCACTCCTGCGCCGGACCCTCGGCGAGCTCGCGCCCGCCGACCCCGAGACCATCTGCGACCAGGTGCTCGCGCGCATGCTCCCCGTCCACGCCGACGACGACGTCGCCCTGGTCGCGGTGCGTCTGCAGGGCTCGGCCGCACCGCGACCGGCCCGTCAGCCGACCCGCTTCTCGAACCGCGTGCAGGGCGGCTGA
- a CDS encoding ATP-binding protein has protein sequence MTHADPMAVAELFLEARPSSIRAARQWAVKHARDCEVAPGMVRVIELLTSELAANALAHGPTEPVRVRAGLAGDRFLVHVVDAGDDLPVVRSTGPEVPGGHGLRLVERLAEAWGVEPHRDGGKTVWFAVRTDGESPLS, from the coding sequence ATGACCCATGCTGACCCGATGGCCGTCGCCGAGCTCTTCCTCGAGGCGCGACCCTCCTCCATCCGGGCCGCGCGGCAGTGGGCCGTCAAGCACGCCCGGGACTGCGAGGTCGCACCGGGCATGGTCCGCGTGATCGAGCTCCTGACCAGCGAGCTCGCCGCCAACGCGCTGGCACACGGCCCCACCGAGCCCGTCCGGGTGCGGGCCGGGCTGGCGGGCGACCGGTTCCTCGTGCACGTCGTCGACGCGGGCGACGACCTGCCGGTCGTGCGCTCCACCGGGCCCGAGGTGCCCGGCGGGCACGGGCTGCGGCTGGTCGAGCGCCTGGCGGAGGCCTGGGGCGTCGAGCCGCACCGCGATGGCGGCAAGACCGTCTGGTTCGCGGTGCGGACCGACGGCGAGTCACCCCTGAGCTGA
- a CDS encoding GAF domain-containing protein — MPALSSSLDDYARAAAGRLGDDTHCSITLRSRGTLAYVASSNDRARRCDEVEVHVGEGPCVEAMEQLHGVLVPDLQPEARWPVWRQAALDAGFRSAAALPAVVDDHTTVAINLYSDLTDPWGQEPLLAMDEYIQEIAEVLRTRLGS; from the coding sequence ATGCCCGCCCTGAGCTCGAGCCTCGACGACTACGCACGCGCGGCGGCCGGCCGGCTCGGCGATGACACGCACTGCAGCATCACGCTGCGCAGCCGCGGCACCCTCGCCTACGTCGCGAGCAGCAACGACCGTGCCCGGCGCTGCGACGAGGTCGAGGTGCACGTCGGCGAGGGCCCGTGCGTCGAGGCCATGGAGCAGCTGCACGGCGTCCTGGTCCCCGACCTCCAGCCCGAGGCCCGCTGGCCGGTCTGGCGACAGGCGGCGCTCGACGCGGGTTTCCGGTCGGCCGCCGCGCTGCCCGCCGTCGTCGACGACCACACCACTGTCGCGATCAACCTGTACTCGGACCTGACCGATCCGTGGGGCCAGGAGCCGCTGCTCGCCATGGACGAGTACATCCAGGAGATCGCCGAGGTGCTCCGAACCAGGCTGGGAAGCTGA
- a CDS encoding diguanylate cyclase has protein sequence MSSTGRVGATLVPVPVFGPLDALTDVAHEQYATGFSEHAVRLARTGRAFAAAADDVVSVRYFRYIEAIALQELGRHTDAVVAAEAILRELGDEVHPAWRAKALSVLVESRTRLGRHSAAIAAAAEAHFLLRAVPVQTYDHLSASVAVGLALRSINLLEEADVVLATIRYGGRPEVDALVAGEVALLSAFWAASLLLIGRTADARERLVQCASRARRMVAAARTDGNDALVARGEVVEAYAMLHLGERGLAAARAAAAATRFAPRSELVETHLLQLVLAQSAADDGRLDEAVRLLTTLVGDADAAGRDVWAATARSDLADVHEAITGPHPALALVRRVARDALARLWSEQEGRFAALNDRHQLRELTAETTRIGEVLMQDPLTRLGNRRLIDAAAEQHVVDRWAVFVDVDDFKAINDGHSHATGDRVLRRVAGILRSQARESDVVARFGGDEFLVLLTGGSDAAVALAERVHATVRQHPWEELAPGLRVTVSVGAGPTTDTPGDRWAEADAALLAAKRAGRDRVVVAS, from the coding sequence ATGTCCAGCACCGGCCGGGTCGGCGCGACCCTCGTCCCCGTGCCGGTCTTCGGGCCGCTCGACGCGCTCACCGACGTCGCCCACGAGCAGTACGCGACGGGGTTCTCGGAGCACGCCGTGCGGCTCGCGCGGACCGGTCGGGCGTTCGCCGCGGCGGCGGACGACGTCGTCTCCGTCAGGTACTTCCGCTACATCGAGGCCATCGCCCTGCAGGAGCTCGGCAGGCACACCGACGCGGTGGTCGCCGCCGAGGCGATCCTGCGCGAGCTGGGCGACGAGGTGCACCCGGCGTGGCGCGCGAAGGCGCTCTCCGTGCTCGTGGAGTCGCGGACCCGGCTGGGTCGGCACTCCGCGGCGATCGCCGCCGCGGCGGAGGCGCACTTCCTGCTGCGCGCCGTGCCCGTGCAGACCTACGACCACCTGTCGGCGAGCGTCGCCGTCGGCCTCGCGCTGCGCTCCATCAACCTCCTCGAGGAGGCCGACGTCGTCCTGGCGACGATCCGGTACGGGGGACGCCCGGAGGTCGACGCCCTCGTGGCGGGCGAGGTCGCGCTGCTGAGCGCGTTCTGGGCGGCGAGCCTGCTGCTCATCGGACGCACCGCCGACGCGCGGGAGCGTCTCGTCCAGTGCGCGTCGCGGGCCCGCCGCATGGTCGCCGCGGCGCGCACGGACGGCAACGACGCCCTCGTCGCCCGCGGCGAGGTGGTCGAGGCGTACGCGATGCTCCACCTGGGGGAGCGAGGGCTCGCGGCCGCGCGGGCAGCGGCCGCCGCCACCCGCTTCGCGCCGCGGTCCGAGCTCGTCGAGACCCACCTGCTCCAGCTCGTGCTGGCCCAGTCCGCCGCCGACGACGGTCGCCTCGACGAGGCGGTCCGGCTGCTGACGACCCTGGTCGGCGACGCGGACGCGGCGGGCCGGGACGTGTGGGCCGCGACGGCGCGTTCGGACCTCGCCGACGTGCACGAGGCGATCACCGGGCCCCACCCCGCGCTGGCTCTCGTGCGGCGGGTGGCGCGGGACGCGCTGGCACGGCTGTGGTCGGAGCAGGAGGGCCGCTTCGCCGCCCTCAACGACCGCCACCAGCTGCGCGAGCTCACGGCGGAGACCACCCGCATCGGTGAGGTGCTCATGCAGGACCCGCTGACGCGCCTGGGCAACCGGCGCCTCATCGACGCGGCCGCGGAGCAGCACGTCGTCGACCGCTGGGCGGTGTTCGTCGACGTCGACGACTTCAAGGCGATCAACGACGGTCACTCGCACGCGACGGGCGACCGGGTGCTGCGCCGGGTGGCGGGCATCCTGCGGTCGCAGGCCCGCGAGTCCGACGTGGTCGCGCGCTTCGGCGGTGACGAGTTCCTGGTCCTGCTCACCGGCGGGAGCGACGCGGCCGTGGCGCTGGCCGAGCGGGTCCACGCGACGGTGCGGCAGCACCCGTGGGAGGAGCTCGCCCCCGGGCTCCGGGTCACCGTGTCGGTCGGTGCCGGCCCCACGACGGACACCCCGGGGGACCGCTGGGCGGAGGCCGACGCCGCCCTGCTCGCGGCCAAGCGGGCGGGACGTGACCGGGTGGTCGTCGCCTCCTAA
- a CDS encoding AAA family ATPase, protein MTDLNPLRTSQHDIALDRDRLRRRRFYRLAAVVLLVEAWFIVVPLTGRSPLPALPAVDPFLVTIIVFFAAMLAVVVGTQVVSSRSPHLTYRPEQVDVTLDDVIGIDPVKEDVRRSIDLFQMHRRFADRMGGAARRGLLFEGLPGTGKTMTAKAMAAEAGVPFLFVSATSFQSMYYGATARKIRRYFGALRKAARREGGAIGFIEEIDAIALRRGGMLAADPSGRAHAGGLPRPGLVHDRITSEGTGGVVNELLVQMQSFDEPTGTERLVNRLVAAVNLLLPADRQIPQIRPQRVPILLIAATNRADSLDPALLRPGRFDRRLTFAAPDVHGRRALVDHFLARRAHEADLDDPRLRDRLAAATNGWTPVMIEHVLDEALVNALRRGSEAMCYADVETARLTEMVGIGQPVAYTPAEQRLIATHEAGHAVVAWLVAPQRQLEVLTIVKRGDALGLLAHGDAEEVYTHSASDLRGLVEIAMGGLVAEELFFGQTTTGPASDLAAATRTAAQMVGAAGMTGSLVSFLATGHDVVEGVLGDRTARAQLESVLEDARHRVLWLLSENRHLVEALRDALLERHELVGDQITDVLEAARARGAETPDDVPAASVPADAARSGGGRLTAA, encoded by the coding sequence GTGACCGACCTGAACCCGCTCCGCACCTCGCAGCACGACATCGCCCTCGACCGGGACCGGCTGCGTCGGCGGCGGTTCTACCGGCTCGCCGCCGTGGTGCTGCTGGTGGAGGCGTGGTTCATCGTGGTGCCGCTCACCGGCCGCTCGCCGCTGCCGGCGCTGCCCGCGGTCGACCCGTTCCTCGTGACCATCATCGTCTTCTTCGCCGCGATGCTCGCGGTCGTCGTCGGGACGCAGGTCGTCAGCAGCCGGTCGCCGCACCTGACGTACCGGCCGGAGCAGGTGGACGTGACCCTCGACGACGTCATCGGGATCGACCCGGTGAAGGAGGACGTCCGGCGCTCCATCGACCTGTTCCAGATGCACCGGCGCTTCGCGGACCGCATGGGCGGCGCCGCCCGGCGGGGCCTGCTCTTCGAGGGCCTGCCCGGCACCGGCAAGACGATGACGGCCAAGGCCATGGCGGCCGAGGCCGGGGTCCCGTTCCTCTTCGTGTCCGCGACGTCCTTCCAATCGATGTACTACGGAGCGACCGCGCGCAAGATCCGCCGGTACTTCGGCGCGCTCCGCAAGGCCGCTCGCCGGGAGGGCGGCGCGATCGGCTTCATCGAGGAGATCGACGCCATCGCCCTGCGGCGCGGCGGCATGCTCGCGGCGGACCCGAGCGGTCGCGCCCATGCGGGTGGCCTGCCCCGCCCGGGCCTGGTCCACGACCGGATCACGAGCGAGGGCACCGGCGGCGTCGTCAACGAGCTCCTCGTGCAGATGCAGTCCTTCGACGAGCCGACGGGGACCGAGCGCCTCGTCAACCGGCTCGTGGCGGCGGTCAACCTGCTGCTCCCCGCGGACCGTCAGATCCCCCAGATCCGGCCGCAGCGCGTCCCGATCCTGCTCATCGCCGCGACGAACCGCGCCGACTCGCTGGACCCCGCGCTGCTGCGCCCCGGGCGGTTCGACCGCCGGCTGACCTTCGCCGCCCCCGACGTCCACGGCCGGCGGGCCCTGGTGGACCACTTCCTGGCCCGCCGGGCGCACGAGGCCGACCTCGACGACCCGCGCCTGCGTGACCGGCTCGCCGCGGCGACCAACGGCTGGACCCCCGTGATGATCGAGCACGTGCTCGACGAGGCGCTCGTCAACGCGCTGCGCCGCGGCTCGGAGGCGATGTGCTACGCCGACGTCGAGACCGCCCGCCTGACCGAGATGGTGGGCATCGGGCAGCCCGTCGCCTACACGCCCGCCGAGCAGCGTCTCATCGCCACCCACGAGGCGGGGCACGCGGTCGTCGCGTGGCTCGTGGCCCCGCAGCGGCAGCTCGAGGTCCTCACGATCGTCAAGCGGGGCGACGCGCTGGGCCTGCTGGCGCACGGCGACGCCGAGGAGGTCTACACCCACTCCGCGTCGGACCTCCGCGGCCTCGTCGAGATCGCGATGGGCGGCCTGGTCGCGGAGGAGCTCTTCTTCGGCCAGACGACGACCGGGCCCGCGAGCGACCTGGCCGCGGCCACCCGCACCGCCGCGCAGATGGTCGGGGCCGCCGGGATGACGGGCTCGCTGGTGTCGTTCCTCGCGACCGGGCACGACGTCGTCGAGGGCGTCCTGGGCGACCGCACCGCGCGGGCGCAGCTCGAGAGCGTCCTGGAGGACGCCCGGCACCGGGTGCTGTGGCTGCTGAGCGAGAACCGGCACCTGGTCGAGGCCCTGCGCGACGCGCTGCTGGAACGGCACGAGCTCGTCGGCGACCAGATCACGGACGTGCTCGAGGCCGCCCGCGCCCGCGGCGCCGAGACCCCGGACGACGTGCCCGCCGCGAGCGTGCCGGCCGACGCCGCGCGGTCCGGCGGCGGGCGGCTCACCGCGGCCTGA
- a CDS encoding universal stress protein encodes MAATVVVGVDGTANGEEALAWAADAAATRGALLEVVHAVGQPAWGFDVDLDHAIEQQGKNLVEACADRAEQLVPGLRVRSVLVTDPPRRALLERSRDAALLVVPAGEGAGAWLAYRLAASARCPVALVPARRPSGVRSVVVGVDGSPDGRAALAFALAEAVRSGARLEVLRAWDAPTVPPAAILPTHGLADALRESEVVALREMLAPFEGAGVPLSRRLVRGRPARALLEAARDAQLLVVGAHGDEGLDGAALGSVSHEVVLHAPCPVVVAHAGGPV; translated from the coding sequence ATGGCAGCCACGGTGGTCGTCGGGGTGGACGGGACGGCGAACGGCGAGGAGGCGCTCGCGTGGGCGGCCGACGCGGCCGCGACGCGGGGCGCGCTCCTCGAGGTGGTGCACGCGGTGGGGCAGCCGGCGTGGGGGTTCGACGTGGACCTCGACCACGCGATCGAGCAGCAGGGCAAGAACCTCGTCGAGGCGTGCGCCGACCGGGCGGAGCAGCTCGTGCCCGGCCTGCGGGTGCGTTCCGTCCTGGTCACCGACCCGCCGCGGCGCGCGCTCCTGGAGCGCTCGCGCGACGCCGCCCTGCTCGTGGTGCCCGCGGGCGAGGGCGCCGGCGCGTGGCTGGCCTACCGCCTCGCCGCGTCCGCGCGGTGCCCCGTCGCACTGGTGCCCGCACGGCGGCCGTCGGGCGTGCGCTCCGTCGTCGTCGGGGTCGACGGCTCGCCGGACGGGCGCGCCGCCCTGGCGTTCGCCCTCGCCGAGGCGGTCCGGTCCGGCGCCCGCCTCGAGGTGCTGCGCGCGTGGGACGCGCCGACGGTGCCGCCGGCCGCGATCCTGCCCACGCACGGGCTGGCGGACGCGCTGCGGGAGTCGGAGGTGGTCGCCCTGCGCGAGATGCTGGCCCCGTTCGAGGGTGCGGGCGTGCCGCTCAGCCGGCGCCTGGTACGCGGCCGGCCCGCTCGCGCGCTGCTCGAGGCGGCGCGCGACGCCCAGCTGCTCGTCGTCGGCGCGCACGGCGACGAGGGTCTCGACGGGGCGGCGCTCGGTTCGGTCAGCCACGAGGTGGTGCTGCACGCGCCGTGCCCGGTGGTCGTCGCGCACGCGGGCGGCCCGGTCTGA